Proteins from one Muntiacus reevesi chromosome X, mMunRee1.1, whole genome shotgun sequence genomic window:
- the HAPSTR2 gene encoding HUWE1-associated protein modifying stress responses 2 — translation MEEQPKEGEAEVAEHWFSKWERQCLAEVEQEEDLPPDLQEEAAPETAGLKSEQQKLWHLFQTSATAVAQLYKDAGCQQPGLSMWDPFQNAAMAVTSLYKESGHAHQRSFDLGIQVGHQRRIKDVLEWVKKGRSIILREDLISFLCGKVPPAPPPPPRTPRMPAKPTSEAPSQAAATESGSSVDVDLQPFHEAIALHGLSGAMASISVQSGAPGSPPQASEVAGGGRRRSSFLEDDLSPIDCEELALCLDSGGSRKRTSAECGDGDTDSPTHKRNRMA, via the coding sequence ATGGAGGAGCAGCCGAAGGAGGGCGAGGCCGAGGTCGCGGAGCACTGGTTCTCTAAGTGGGAGCGCCAGTGCCTGGCCGAGGTGGAGCAGGAAGAGGACCTGCCCCCGGATCTGCAGGAGGAGGCGGCCCCCGAGACGGCGGGGCTCAAGAGCGAGCAGCAGAAGCTGTGGCACCTCTTCCAGACCTCAGCCACCGCCGTGGCCCAGCTCTACAAGGATGCGGGGTGCCAACAGCCAGGACTCTCCATGTGGGACCCCTTCCAGAATGCAGCCATGGCCGTGACCAGCCTCTACAAAGAGAGTGGGCATGCCCACCAACGAAGTTTTGACCTGGGCATCCAGGTGGGCCACCAGCGTCGCATCAAGGATGTGCTGGAATGGGTGAAGAAGGGCCGGAGCATCATCCTCCGCGAAGATCTGATCAGTTTCCTGTGTGGCAAGGTGCCTCCCGCGCCCCCGCCACCGCCTCGCACCCCGAGGATGCCCGCGAAGCCGACCTCTGAGGCCCCCAGCCAGGCCGCCGCCACCGAATCGGGCTCGTCGGTGGACGTCGACCTGCAGCCGTTCCACGAGGCCATCGCCCTTCATGGCCTCAGCGGCGCCATGGCCAGCATTAGCGTGCAATCCGGTGCGCCCGGCTCCCCGCCTCAAGCCAGCGAGGTCGCAGGCGGTGGCCGCCGAAGAAGTAGCTTCCTCGAGGATGACTTGAGCCCGATCGACTGTGAAGAATTGGCCCTCTGCCTGGACAGTGGGGGGTCCCGCAAGCGCACCTCGGCCGAGTGTGGTGATGGCGACACGGACTCCCCAACCCACAAGCGCAACCGAATGGCCTAA